A stretch of the Gossypium hirsutum isolate 1008001.06 chromosome D07, Gossypium_hirsutum_v2.1, whole genome shotgun sequence genome encodes the following:
- the LOC107941974 gene encoding ribonuclease J, which translates to MAASTALSLCPYILSRRPTPRKRLFSCSVGSTTPIGTRRTNVPRRSSGRLDGARKSMEDSVQRKMEQFYEGTAGPPLRVLPIGGLGEIGMNCMLVGNYDRYILIDAGVMFPDYDELGVQKIIPDTTFIKKWSHKIEAVVITHGHEDHIGALPWVIPALDPHTPIYASSFTMELIKKRLKENGIFVPSRLKVFKMRKRFTAGPFEIEPLRVTHSIPDCCGLVLRCADGTILHTGDWKIDESPLDGNIFDRQFLEDLSKEGVTLMMSDSTNVLSPGRTTSERVVADALLRHISNAKGRIITTQFASNIHRLGSVKVAADLTGRKLVFVGMSLRTYLDAAWKDGKAPIDPSTLVKAEDIDAYAPKDLIIVTTGSQAEPRAALNLASYGSSHSFKLNKEDVILYSAKVIPGNESRVMKMLNRISEIGSTIVMGRNEGLHTSGHGYRGELEEVLKIVKPQHFLPIHGELVFLKEHELLGKSTGVRHTTVIKNGEMLGVSHLRNRKVLSNGFSSLGKENLQLMYSDGDKAFGTSTELCIDERLRIASDGIIVVSMEILRPQKIDGIIENSLKGKIRITTRCLWLDKGKLLDALHKAAHAALSSCPVNCPLAHMERTVSEVLRKMVRKYSGKRPEVIAIALENPAGVLSDELNEKLSGNSNVGFGIPAVRKVMDGHPKRREPNKIKAENDSNLHIENTSEQNLIVGNDVETFLPEEVTTSSSPDHAERHTRSTEDSDEFWKPFIKSSSPIDNLENDNNGFIPIEEHKSELKSDDAASSGDVSELLSSQLKSSKPAKRNKWTSEEVKKLIKMRGELHSRFQVVKGRMALWEEISASLLADGISRSPVQCKSRWASLVQKYEEIRSEKKSHKDWPYFEEMNKILSDDFEAAAT; encoded by the exons ATGGCTGCTTCCACTGCTCTCTCACTTTGTCCGTACATACTCTCTCGCCGGCCAACCCCAAGAAAGCGTCTCTTTTCTTGCTCCGTCGGCTCCACTACTCCTATAG GTACACGAAGAACTAACGTACCGCGTAGAAGTTCAGGAAGATTGGATGGGGCTAGAAAAAGTATGGAAGACTCTGTCCAACGCAAGATGGAGCAGTTCTATGAAGGGACTGCTGGACCACCTCTTCGGGTTCTTCCAATTGGTGGTTTGGGTGAAATTGGAATGAATTGCATGCTTGTTGGTAATTATGATCGCTATATTCTAATTGATGCTGGTGTGATGTTTCCAGA ctATGATGAGCTTGGAGTCCAAAAGATTATACCTGATACAACATTTATTAAGAAATGGAGCCACAAAATTGAAGCAGTAGTGATAACACATGGCCATGAAGATCACATTGGTGCGTTGCCTTGG GTTATCCCAGCATTGGATCCTCACACTCCAATATATGCTTCATCCTTTACCATGGAG CTGATCAAAAAGCGTCTGAAGGAGAATGGGATTTTTGTCCCATCTAGGCTTAAGGTATTTAAAATGAGAAAGAGATTTACGGCCGGGCCATTTGAAATAGAGCCTCTCAGGGTGACACATTCTATTCCCGACTGTTGTGGATTAGTTCTTCGCTGTGCTGATGGTACAATTCTTCACACTGGGGACTGGAAG ATTGATGAATCACCATTGGATGGGAATATTTTCGACCGGCAGTTTCTAGAGGATCTGTCAAAGGAAGGAGTAACACTG ATGATGAGTGACTCTACTAATGTATTGTCACCCGGAAGGACAACTAGTGAGCGTGTAGTAGCAGATGCATTGTTGAGGCATATATCAAATGCTAAAGGAAGGATTATTACTACCCAGTTTGCATCAAACATACACCGACTTGGAAGTGTAAAAGTTGCTGCAGATTTAACTGGTAGAAAGCTG GTATTTGTTGGCATGTCATTAAGGACTTATCTAGATGCAGCTTGGAAGGATGGAAAAGCACCAATTGATCCATCAACTCTG GTGAAAGCAGAAGATATTGATGCCTATGCTCCGAAGGATTTAATAATTGTCACAACTGGATCCCAA GCAGAGCCACGGGCAGCCTTGAATCTTGCATCCTATGGAAGTAGTCATTCTTTCAAACTGAACAAGGAAGATGTGATTCTCTATTCAGCTAAG GTAATCCCTGGTAATGAATCCCGGGTAATGAAGATGCTAAACCGTATATCAGAGATTGGATCAACTATAGTGATGGGTAGGAATGAGGGGCTACACACTTCTGGTCATGGCTATCGTGGAGAGCTG GAGGAAGTACTTAAAATTGTGAAGCCGCAGCATTTTTTACCCATACATGGAGAGCTCGTGTTCTTGAAAGAGCATGAGCTACTTGGGAAATCAACCGGCGTTCGACACACCACT GTTATAAAGAATGGAGAGATGCTTGGGGTTTCTCATTTGAGGAATAGAAAAGTTCTGTCTAATGGCTTTAGTTCCCTTGGGAAGGAGAATTTACAG TTAATGTACAGTGATGGTGATAAGGCATTTGGCACATCAACTGAACTTTGTATTGATGAGAGACTAAGAATTGCATCTGATGGCATTATAGTGGTCAG CATGGAAATTTTACGCCCCCAAAAGATTGATGGCATAATTGAGAATAGCTTAAAAGGGAAGATAAGAATCACTACACGCTGCTTATGGCTAGACAAGGGCAAGCTTTTAGATGCACTCCATAAAGCTGCTCATGCTGCACTGTCGAGCTGTCCTGTGAATTGCCCCCTAGCTCACATGGAAAGAACTGTTTCTGAGGTATTGAGGAAGATGGTAAGGAAGTACAGTGGTAAGAGGCCTGAAGTCATTGCGATTGCATTGGAGAACCCTGCAGGAGTTCTCTCTGATGAGCTAAATGAAAAGCTATCTGGCAACTCCAATGTTGGTTTTGGGATACCGGCAGTGAGAAAAGTAATGGATGGACATCCAAAAAGGAGAGAACCAAACAAGATAAAAGCAGAAAATGACAGTAATCTGCATATAGAGAATACTTCAGAACAAAATTTGATAG TTGGCAATGATGTTGAAACGTTCTTACCCGAGGAAGTGACCACTAGTTCAAGTCCTGACCATGCAGAAAGGCATACACGCAGTACTGAGGATTCTGATGAATTCTGGAAACCATTCATCAAATCATCTTCACCTATTGACAATTTGGAAAATGATAACAATGGGTTTATCCCAATAGAGGAACATAAGTCAGAACTTAAGAGTGATGATGCCGCAAGCAGTGGAGATGTCTCAGAACTGCTCAGCTCTCAACTGAAGTCGTCAAAGCCTGCCAAACGGAACAAATGGACATCTGAAGAGGTCAAGAAGCTAATTAAAATGCGGGGGGAATTACATAGCCGATTTCAGGTTGTGAAAGGGAGAATGGCCCTTTGGGAAGAAATATCTGCTAGCCTGTTGGCTGATGGAATTAGTCGAAGCCCTGTGCAGTGTAAATCCAGATGGGCATCTCTGGTTCAGAAATATGAG GAAATCAGGAGTGAGAAGAAAAGCCATAAAGATTGGCCCTATTTTGaggaaatgaataaaattttatctgATGATTTTGAGGCAGCAGCTACATAA
- the LOC107941049 gene encoding cycloeucalenol cycloisomerase, with protein sequence MGGNFPSSSSLWLAANPSKRWGELFFLCYTPFWLTLCLGIVVPFKLYENFTELEYLLIGLVSAIPSFLIPMLVVGKADSSLHWKDRYWVKASVWIVIFSYVGNYFWTHYFFTVLGASYTFPSWKMNDVPHTTFLLTHVVFLFYHVTSNMTLRRLRHSIASLPENIQLATEVAWILALSYFIAYLETLAISNFPYYDFVDRASMYKVGSLFYAIYFIVSFPMFLRIDEKPGDLWDLPRVAVDSLGAAMLVTIILDLWRIFLGPIVPLADAKQCIHPGLPWFAGSANVASQNQCA encoded by the exons ATGGGCG GTAATTTTCCTTCTTCTTCAAGTTTATGGCTGGCTGCTAATCCGAGTAAGAGATGGGGCgagcttttctttctttgttaCACTCCATTTTGGCTCACTCTCTGTTTGGGCATCGTTGTTCCTTTCAAACTTTACGAG AACTTTACAGAATTGGAATATTTGCTCATAGGCTTGGTGTCAGCAATTCCTTCATTTTTGATACCAATGCTAGTTGTTGGGAAG gCTGACAGCAGCTTGCATTGGAAGGACCGTTATTGGGTTAAG GCCAGTGTCTGGATTGTAATATTTAGTTACGTCGGGAATTATTTTTGGACCCATTATTTCTTCACGGTTTTAGGAGCTTCTTATACCTTCCCATCTTGGAAAATGAACGAT GTACCACACACGACTTTCCTTCTCACTCACGTTGTCTTCCTGTTTTACCATGTTACATCAAACATGACACTTCGCAGATTAAGGCACTCTATTGCTAGCTTGCCCGAGAATATTCAGTTGGCTACTGAGGTGGCATGGATTTTGGCCCTTTCTTATTTCATAGCATATCTCGAGACTTTAGCTATTTCTAAC TTCCCGTACTATGATTTTGTGGATCGTGCGTCTATGTATAAAGTGGGATCTTTGTTTTATGCTATATACTTCATCGTGAGCTTCCCGATGTTTCTCAG GATTGACGAGAAACCCGGTGATCTATGGGACTTACCTCGGGTGGCGGTTGATTCTCTAGGCGCTGCAATGTTAGTCACAATAATACTTGATTTGTGGCGCATCTTCCTTGGACCTATCGTTCCACTAGCCGATGCAAAACAGTGCATTCATCCGGGTCTGCCATGGTTTGCAGGAAGTGCAAATGTAGCTTCACAAAACCAATGTGCGTAA
- the LOC107949646 gene encoding argininosuccinate synthase, chloroplastic isoform X1, with protein MAQFKAISLSSSINLASYGPKRNTLLHSDNLICSRKLSTFHELSGKSSSLHGNAIVSNNVCMTLTPKNQGIQAVLSSNSGTDVSTVTKGGGLRGKLNKVVLAYSGGLDTSVIVPWLRENYGCEVVCFTADVGQGIKELDGLEAKAKASGACQLVVKDLKEEFVKDYIFPCLRAGAIYERKYLLGTSMARPVIAKAMVDIAREVGADAVSHGCTGKGNDQVRFELTFFALNPELNVVAPWREWDITGREDAIEYAKKHNVPVPVTKKSIYSRDRNLWHLSHEGDILEDPANEPKEDMYMMSVDPKDAPDKPQYVKIGIESGIPVSLDGKTYLPAELLATLNEIGGKHGIGRIDMVENRLVGMKSRGVYETPGGTILFNAVRELESLTLDRETIQVKDSLALKYAELVYAGRWFDPLRESMDAFMEKITETTTGSVTLKLYKGSVSVTGRTSAYSLYREDISSFESGDIYNQADAAGFIRLYGLPMRVRAMLNKGI; from the exons atggctcAGTTCAAAGCCATTTCACTCTCTTCGTCCATTAATCTTGCAAGTTACGGTCCCAAAAGAA ATACATTGTTACATTCCGATAATTTGATCTGTTCTAGGAAGTTATCCACTTTCCATGAG TTAAGTGGAAAATCTAGTTCGCTTCATGGTAATGCTATTGTAAGCAACAATGTGTGTATGACTCTAACACCTAAGAATCAAG GTATTCAAGCTGTTCTTTCCAGCAACTCAGGGACGGATGTTTCCACAGTTACAAAGGGTGGAGGGCTTCGAGGCAAATTAAACAAAGTTGTTTTAGCCTACAGTGGCGGCTTAGATACTTCTGTTATTGTTCCATGGCTAAG GGAGAATTATGGTTGTGAGGTTGTTTGCTTCACTGCCGATGTTGGCCAA GGCATAAAAGAATTGGATGGTTTGGAAGCAAAGGCCAAGGCAAGCGGGGCTTGCCAGTTAGTAGTTAAGGACTTAAAGGAGGAATTTGTGAAAGACTATATATTTCCATGCTTGCGAGCTGGTGCCATTTACGAGAGGAAATACTTGTTGGGAACCTCAATGGCCAGGCCTGTTATTGCAAAG GCCATGGTGGATATTGCTAGAGAGGTTGGGGCTGATGCCGTTTCTCATGGATGCACAGGGAAAGGAAATGATCAG GTTCGGTTTGAGCTCACCTTCTTTGCTCTAAATCCGGAATTAAACGTTGTGGCTCCTTGGAGAGAATGGGATATTACAGGGAGAGAAGATGCTATTGAATATGCTAAGAAGCATAATGTGCCTGTTCCAGTGACAAAGAAATCAATATACAGCAGAGACAGGAACTTATGGCACTTGAGCCACGAG GGAGATATCTTGGAGGATCCAGCAAATGAACCGAAGGAAGATATGTACATGATGAGTGTTGACCCGAAAGATGCTCCTGATAAACCTCA ATACGTGAAAATCGGAATTGAATCAGGCATCCCTGTTTCACTTGATGGAAAAACTTATTTGCCGGCTGAACTTCTTGCTACACTCAATGAAATTGGTGGGAAACATGGGATTGGTCGTATTGACATGGTTGAAAATCGGCTCGTTGGTATGAAGAGTCGTGGGGTCTACGAAACTCCGGGTGGTACCATCCTATTCAACGCCGTTCGTGAGCTGGAATCTCTAACCCTTGACCGCGAAACCATTCAAGTTAAAGATTCACTTGCCCTCAAGTATGCGGAGTTAGTTTATGCAGGAAGGTGGTTCGACCCACTTCGTGAATCCATGGATGCATTTATGGAGAAGATAACTGAAACCACCACTGGTTCCGTGACTTTGAAGCTATACAAAGGATCAGTTTCCGTAACTGGCCGGACCAGTGCTTATAGCTTGTACAGAGAGGATATCTCCTCCTTTGAGAGTGGAGACATATATAATCAAGCCGATGCTGCCGGATTTATTCGGCTCTATGGTCTTCCAATGAGGGTTAGGGCAATGCTTAACAAAGGTATCTAA
- the LOC107949646 gene encoding argininosuccinate synthase, chloroplastic isoform X2, with amino-acid sequence MAQFKAISLSSSINLANTLLHSDNLICSRKLSTFHELSGKSSSLHGNAIVSNNVCMTLTPKNQGIQAVLSSNSGTDVSTVTKGGGLRGKLNKVVLAYSGGLDTSVIVPWLRENYGCEVVCFTADVGQGIKELDGLEAKAKASGACQLVVKDLKEEFVKDYIFPCLRAGAIYERKYLLGTSMARPVIAKAMVDIAREVGADAVSHGCTGKGNDQVRFELTFFALNPELNVVAPWREWDITGREDAIEYAKKHNVPVPVTKKSIYSRDRNLWHLSHEGDILEDPANEPKEDMYMMSVDPKDAPDKPQYVKIGIESGIPVSLDGKTYLPAELLATLNEIGGKHGIGRIDMVENRLVGMKSRGVYETPGGTILFNAVRELESLTLDRETIQVKDSLALKYAELVYAGRWFDPLRESMDAFMEKITETTTGSVTLKLYKGSVSVTGRTSAYSLYREDISSFESGDIYNQADAAGFIRLYGLPMRVRAMLNKGI; translated from the exons atggctcAGTTCAAAGCCATTTCACTCTCTTCGTCCATTAATCTTGCAA ATACATTGTTACATTCCGATAATTTGATCTGTTCTAGGAAGTTATCCACTTTCCATGAG TTAAGTGGAAAATCTAGTTCGCTTCATGGTAATGCTATTGTAAGCAACAATGTGTGTATGACTCTAACACCTAAGAATCAAG GTATTCAAGCTGTTCTTTCCAGCAACTCAGGGACGGATGTTTCCACAGTTACAAAGGGTGGAGGGCTTCGAGGCAAATTAAACAAAGTTGTTTTAGCCTACAGTGGCGGCTTAGATACTTCTGTTATTGTTCCATGGCTAAG GGAGAATTATGGTTGTGAGGTTGTTTGCTTCACTGCCGATGTTGGCCAA GGCATAAAAGAATTGGATGGTTTGGAAGCAAAGGCCAAGGCAAGCGGGGCTTGCCAGTTAGTAGTTAAGGACTTAAAGGAGGAATTTGTGAAAGACTATATATTTCCATGCTTGCGAGCTGGTGCCATTTACGAGAGGAAATACTTGTTGGGAACCTCAATGGCCAGGCCTGTTATTGCAAAG GCCATGGTGGATATTGCTAGAGAGGTTGGGGCTGATGCCGTTTCTCATGGATGCACAGGGAAAGGAAATGATCAG GTTCGGTTTGAGCTCACCTTCTTTGCTCTAAATCCGGAATTAAACGTTGTGGCTCCTTGGAGAGAATGGGATATTACAGGGAGAGAAGATGCTATTGAATATGCTAAGAAGCATAATGTGCCTGTTCCAGTGACAAAGAAATCAATATACAGCAGAGACAGGAACTTATGGCACTTGAGCCACGAG GGAGATATCTTGGAGGATCCAGCAAATGAACCGAAGGAAGATATGTACATGATGAGTGTTGACCCGAAAGATGCTCCTGATAAACCTCA ATACGTGAAAATCGGAATTGAATCAGGCATCCCTGTTTCACTTGATGGAAAAACTTATTTGCCGGCTGAACTTCTTGCTACACTCAATGAAATTGGTGGGAAACATGGGATTGGTCGTATTGACATGGTTGAAAATCGGCTCGTTGGTATGAAGAGTCGTGGGGTCTACGAAACTCCGGGTGGTACCATCCTATTCAACGCCGTTCGTGAGCTGGAATCTCTAACCCTTGACCGCGAAACCATTCAAGTTAAAGATTCACTTGCCCTCAAGTATGCGGAGTTAGTTTATGCAGGAAGGTGGTTCGACCCACTTCGTGAATCCATGGATGCATTTATGGAGAAGATAACTGAAACCACCACTGGTTCCGTGACTTTGAAGCTATACAAAGGATCAGTTTCCGTAACTGGCCGGACCAGTGCTTATAGCTTGTACAGAGAGGATATCTCCTCCTTTGAGAGTGGAGACATATATAATCAAGCCGATGCTGCCGGATTTATTCGGCTCTATGGTCTTCCAATGAGGGTTAGGGCAATGCTTAACAAAGGTATCTAA
- the LOC107949646 gene encoding argininosuccinate synthase, chloroplastic isoform X3 — MTLTPKNQGIQAVLSSNSGTDVSTVTKGGGLRGKLNKVVLAYSGGLDTSVIVPWLRENYGCEVVCFTADVGQGIKELDGLEAKAKASGACQLVVKDLKEEFVKDYIFPCLRAGAIYERKYLLGTSMARPVIAKAMVDIAREVGADAVSHGCTGKGNDQVRFELTFFALNPELNVVAPWREWDITGREDAIEYAKKHNVPVPVTKKSIYSRDRNLWHLSHEGDILEDPANEPKEDMYMMSVDPKDAPDKPQYVKIGIESGIPVSLDGKTYLPAELLATLNEIGGKHGIGRIDMVENRLVGMKSRGVYETPGGTILFNAVRELESLTLDRETIQVKDSLALKYAELVYAGRWFDPLRESMDAFMEKITETTTGSVTLKLYKGSVSVTGRTSAYSLYREDISSFESGDIYNQADAAGFIRLYGLPMRVRAMLNKGI, encoded by the exons ATGACTCTAACACCTAAGAATCAAG GTATTCAAGCTGTTCTTTCCAGCAACTCAGGGACGGATGTTTCCACAGTTACAAAGGGTGGAGGGCTTCGAGGCAAATTAAACAAAGTTGTTTTAGCCTACAGTGGCGGCTTAGATACTTCTGTTATTGTTCCATGGCTAAG GGAGAATTATGGTTGTGAGGTTGTTTGCTTCACTGCCGATGTTGGCCAA GGCATAAAAGAATTGGATGGTTTGGAAGCAAAGGCCAAGGCAAGCGGGGCTTGCCAGTTAGTAGTTAAGGACTTAAAGGAGGAATTTGTGAAAGACTATATATTTCCATGCTTGCGAGCTGGTGCCATTTACGAGAGGAAATACTTGTTGGGAACCTCAATGGCCAGGCCTGTTATTGCAAAG GCCATGGTGGATATTGCTAGAGAGGTTGGGGCTGATGCCGTTTCTCATGGATGCACAGGGAAAGGAAATGATCAG GTTCGGTTTGAGCTCACCTTCTTTGCTCTAAATCCGGAATTAAACGTTGTGGCTCCTTGGAGAGAATGGGATATTACAGGGAGAGAAGATGCTATTGAATATGCTAAGAAGCATAATGTGCCTGTTCCAGTGACAAAGAAATCAATATACAGCAGAGACAGGAACTTATGGCACTTGAGCCACGAG GGAGATATCTTGGAGGATCCAGCAAATGAACCGAAGGAAGATATGTACATGATGAGTGTTGACCCGAAAGATGCTCCTGATAAACCTCA ATACGTGAAAATCGGAATTGAATCAGGCATCCCTGTTTCACTTGATGGAAAAACTTATTTGCCGGCTGAACTTCTTGCTACACTCAATGAAATTGGTGGGAAACATGGGATTGGTCGTATTGACATGGTTGAAAATCGGCTCGTTGGTATGAAGAGTCGTGGGGTCTACGAAACTCCGGGTGGTACCATCCTATTCAACGCCGTTCGTGAGCTGGAATCTCTAACCCTTGACCGCGAAACCATTCAAGTTAAAGATTCACTTGCCCTCAAGTATGCGGAGTTAGTTTATGCAGGAAGGTGGTTCGACCCACTTCGTGAATCCATGGATGCATTTATGGAGAAGATAACTGAAACCACCACTGGTTCCGTGACTTTGAAGCTATACAAAGGATCAGTTTCCGTAACTGGCCGGACCAGTGCTTATAGCTTGTACAGAGAGGATATCTCCTCCTTTGAGAGTGGAGACATATATAATCAAGCCGATGCTGCCGGATTTATTCGGCTCTATGGTCTTCCAATGAGGGTTAGGGCAATGCTTAACAAAGGTATCTAA
- the LOC121219319 gene encoding probable adenylate kinase 7, mitochondrial isoform X5, whose protein sequence is MIINKLSHLATVTAAAVTAGPPLYRLLKLTVSRFHGAAQPQPDTDYWYYYHVSPSQQESRRDELFRSTPVADTNGSVPLRGVQWAFIGSPRAKKRVYAVMLSKLLEVPHITMASLVRQELSPNSNLYKQIANAVDHGEPVNEDIILGLLSKRLEDGHYRGETGFILDGIPRSRIQAEILDQLAEIDLVVNFKCTEDLMMNNQEASWTERLQDYIKQILKAQAIS, encoded by the exons ATGATCATTAATAAGCTAAGCCACCTAGCCACCGTTACCGCCGCAGCTGTAACGGCGGGGCCACCACTCTATCGACTGCTTAAGCTCACTGTTAGCCGATTCCATGGTGCTGCGCAGCCGCAACCTGACACCGACTACTGGTACTACTACCACGTGTCACCGTCACAACAGGAGTCTCGTCGTGATGAGCTTTTTCGTTCAACTCCAGTGGCTGACACCAATGGCTCCGTCCCTCTAAGAGGAGTGCAGTGGGCGTTCATCGGAAGCCCACGCGCCAAGAAGCGCGTGTACGCTGTAATGTTGTCGAAACTTCTAGAAGTTCCCCATATTACAATGGCGAGCCTTGTTCGTCAAGAACTCAGCCCTAACTCTAATCTTTACAAACAG ATTGCAAATGCAGTTGATCATGGGGAGCCAGTTAACGAGGATATTATATTGGGGTTATTGTCGAAGAGGTTGGAAGATGGGCATTACAGAGGTGAAACTGGCTTTATTCTGGATGGAATTCCTCGATCACGGATTCAAGCT GAGATTCTGGATCAACTTGCTGAGATTGATCTTGTAGTGAATTTCAAATGCACTGAAGATTTAATGATGAACAATCAAG AAGCTTCATGGACTGAGAGGCTCCAAGACTATATCAAACAG
- the LOC121219319 gene encoding probable adenylate kinase 7, mitochondrial isoform X4, translating to MIINKLSHLATVTAAAVTAGPPLYRLLKLTVSRFHGAAQPQPDTDYWYYYHVSPSQQESRRDELFRSTPVADTNGSVPLRGVQWAFIGSPRAKKRVYAVMLSKLLEVPHITMASLVRQELSPNSNLYKQIANAVDHGEPVNEDIILGLLSKRLEDGHYRGETGFILDGIPRSRIQAEILDQLAEIDLVVNFKCTEDLMMNNQGEASWTERLQDYIKQILKAQAIS from the exons ATGATCATTAATAAGCTAAGCCACCTAGCCACCGTTACCGCCGCAGCTGTAACGGCGGGGCCACCACTCTATCGACTGCTTAAGCTCACTGTTAGCCGATTCCATGGTGCTGCGCAGCCGCAACCTGACACCGACTACTGGTACTACTACCACGTGTCACCGTCACAACAGGAGTCTCGTCGTGATGAGCTTTTTCGTTCAACTCCAGTGGCTGACACCAATGGCTCCGTCCCTCTAAGAGGAGTGCAGTGGGCGTTCATCGGAAGCCCACGCGCCAAGAAGCGCGTGTACGCTGTAATGTTGTCGAAACTTCTAGAAGTTCCCCATATTACAATGGCGAGCCTTGTTCGTCAAGAACTCAGCCCTAACTCTAATCTTTACAAACAG ATTGCAAATGCAGTTGATCATGGGGAGCCAGTTAACGAGGATATTATATTGGGGTTATTGTCGAAGAGGTTGGAAGATGGGCATTACAGAGGTGAAACTGGCTTTATTCTGGATGGAATTCCTCGATCACGGATTCAAGCT GAGATTCTGGATCAACTTGCTGAGATTGATCTTGTAGTGAATTTCAAATGCACTGAAGATTTAATGATGAACAATCAAGGTG AAGCTTCATGGACTGAGAGGCTCCAAGACTATATCAAACAG